Below is a genomic region from Anabas testudineus chromosome 13, fAnaTes1.2, whole genome shotgun sequence.
AGAAATTTTTAACATCAACTTTGGTCTTACTGATAACTTACTGATCAATATGGAGATAATGTTCAAAGATACACTAcctctccaaaaaaaaagtccccacctggatttaactaagcaaaaaGGTAAGAGCTTCCCACTGGATActtactgcatggatgattatgtttcagctgccaacaagttattgaactctaactgatgcagtgagcagcttctcatttcttaaacaaccatgtctgaagacacatcctgtggttgagGAAAATATGTTCATCGGTTttagaagagtcaaattatcaaatgaatcaaagaaaacatctgaggagactgatgaaactactaaaactgggttaagaactgtccaatggaagaaggtcatgtggtctgatgagtccagattgaccctgttccagagtgatggagcatcagggtaagaagagaggaggtgaagtgatgcacccatcatgactagtgtctactgtacaagactgtgggggcagtgctatgatctggggttgctgcagttggtcaggtctaggttcagcaacgttatgagtccaaagaatgaggtcagctgactacctgaatatactgaaggaccaaGTTATTAATCAATGGAttctttcttccctgatgtctcggacatattccaagacgacaatgtcaggattcatcaggttcaaactgtaaaagagtggttcagggagcaggacacataattttcacacattgattggtcaccacagagtAAAGGCCTTGACCCCACTGGCACATCCCACTCTTTGGGATGTGCCGGAGAAGAcaacgaaatattagagagTAATTTTTTTTagatgggcagtgtatataaaatacaaaatatacaaagatagatagatatagacAGAGAAGttaaagcagcaacaaatgttacatttaacaATTTATTATTCTTCCTGGCTCAATCATGAAGTTAGTAACAGCATGTGTTTTGATAATGACATCAACAAGCTGCTGTGGGCGTCCACTGGGAGAAGtttaaaagaagcagaagaagagttTCAGTTTAGTTAGGAAGGAATCcattacaataacaacaattagcttaactgtaattatgtttttttattttttacaaattctTTCTATTTCCTTGACTTTAAGTTGgtaaaatactgtttgtttgggttttgtCCTTCACATAATATTAGTGTGATAGAGAATCATGATCAACTCTACACATGTTTCATATTTTGTACTTTCTGCCTACTTTGACACTGGAGATTTAAAATATctatattttctcattattctgtgtttttatgttttaatagtttgtgCTAATCTATTGCTCATCGTGATTATCTGTACAAACAGAAGTTTACATGAACCTATGtacatgtttctgtgcagcCTGTTTGTTAACGAACTGTTTGGTAGTACAGGGCTGTTTCCATCTCTCCTGGTTCAGATCCTCTCTGACATCCACACTGTTTCTACTCAGTCTTGTTTCCTGCaggttttctgtgtgtacacTTATGGCAGTGTAGAATTTACTAATTTAGCCGTCATGTCTTATGACAGATACCTTGCTATCTGTTGTCCTCTACAATATAACACACATATGACATCTACTAAGGTCACCTTGCTTATTGCTGTTGTATGGTTGCCTCCTGTTTTTGGAGTTTTTGTCACAGTCTGTTTGACTGCCTCTTTACAGCTGTGTGGGAACATCATACATCAAGTGTATTGTGACAATTACTCCATCATAAAACTGGCATGTTCAGACACCACAGTAAATAATATCTACGAACTTATTGCTGCTTCTCTTACAGTCTATGCTCCAGTATCTGTAATTCTTTACACCTACATGAGGAttcttaaagtgtgtttttctggttcCAAACAGACCAGACAGAAAGCGGTCAGTACCTGCACACCTCACCTTGCTTCTCTGCTCAACTTTTGTTTTGGGGTCTCCTTTGAAATATTACAGAGCAGATTTAATATGAGCAGTGTATCGAATATGCTGCGAATAGTTTTGTCATTGTACTTTTTTACATGCCAGCCACTGTTGAACCCTGTAATATATGGCCTGAACATGTCCAAAATACGCACTAAATGTCAAAGTTTACTTTAAGTTCATTTGGGAAGTGTAGATCAATTAATAATTTTGTTAAGTGTCTTGAGTAACCAGTAAATATTTACTTTGGACTACACTATAGtattttttaagaaaaagaaagacatttacatttgttacaTAATTTGTAAAGAACCATGTACACAAATAATGTCATTCAGAGAGATAAGATCTTTCATTAATGACAAACTTCAAGAGCAAGACATGGAGACATAAATTGTAATGTAGACAATTTTAggataaaaatacaaatcttgGGTCCAAATCATCcaaacatatataataattcATGGGTAATTTTAACACCTAGATTTATGTAGtacagtgtgatgatattggatgtgttgctgaaagctttcctgccctttaaaaacacacaccagtttactgttgcagcactgttgctactctccctaggtgtggtcgtcctgtaaagatgactgcaagtCCGtgttacatttccctcctccagccagctgaggcagtgtccccggaggtctctgtctctgttttcctcaCTTCCGGGGACAGGCCTTGGCTGATTTGAGTGGCAACAGGTGTGGGTTtaagcaggtgttttgtgttaatcattagtttgtcttgtatttaagtccatgtctgtgtgtttgttatttgctagtgtgtctacCTTGTTTGTTCCCTGCCTcttccatttaccttttcccTGACCTCTAGCTTTGTTCTCCACGGTTCGTAAGTCTTGTTAGTCTAGtcagtttgtttgctctgtagtTTGTTACAGCATTTAGCtgcgttttttgtttcttctaggTCCAGCTTTGACTGTGTAGTCTTAGGTTATTTATCCCAGcgtttgctgtggttttgttttcgtttgttagttccagcttctgctgtgattttgatttctgttgtattgtgtttagttgtgagtttttgtttattctatAGACTAGTGAGTTCc
It encodes:
- the LOC113174491 gene encoding olfactory receptor 11A1-like → MINSTHVSYFVLSAYFDTGDLKYLYFLIILCFYVLIVCANLLLIVIICTNRSLHEPMYMFLCSLFVNELFGSTGLFPSLLVQILSDIHTVSTQSCFLQVFCVYTYGSVEFTNLAVMSYDRYLAICCPLQYNTHMTSTKVTLLIAVVWLPPVFGVFVTVCLTASLQLCGNIIHQVYCDNYSIIKLACSDTTVNNIYELIAASLTVYAPVSVILYTYMRILKVCFSGSKQTRQKAVSTCTPHLASLLNFCFGVSFEILQSRFNMSSVSNMLRIVLSLYFFTCQPLLNPVIYGLNMSKIRTKCQSLL